A genomic window from Tachyglossus aculeatus isolate mTacAcu1 chromosome 27, mTacAcu1.pri, whole genome shotgun sequence includes:
- the DYRK4 gene encoding dual specificity tyrosine-phosphorylation-regulated kinase 4 isoform X3, whose translation MSPKKPRRKRLPPNIMPSQTERKIFPPIQQTSPKQLRPNRSWQKKLNTSVGSLPPLDSSGKANVSSSGKCRARATLLRGHGQSPQGAPSLPHQGRKMQCGQLLSPLKMMESLPRPGPQNQAYKLDKTVHRPRPHKVPLTGTEALKYFRHQLSPYERVEVLSYQELWFLGLGADKRHVLPDRPRKVSYDDEHGCYLRVLHDHIAYRYEVLEMIGKGAFGQVAKCLDHKNDELVAMKIVRNKKRFHHQALTELKILEALRRRDRDHKGSVVHMKDHFYFRNHLCITFELLGINLYELLRNNGFQGLSLAVIRRFTHSVLKCLQVLYVEKIIHCDLKPENIVIYQKGQLSVKVIDFGSSCYEHQRVHTYIQSRFYRSPEVILGRPYDTAIDMWSLGCILAELNTGSPLFAGENELEQLACIMEVLGLPPVHFIQTSSRKQTFFDPEGFPKHITNHKGITHYPDSKNLATLLKTYDTDFLGFLQGCLIWDPSLRMTPEQALRHAWILTPKTRKARPSLQPSRKTSFPLATTVKGRTGRALRTPPHETPGMEESPTLILAPAGNQMDTSQLPRPWPTQPEETTDEPAGTTVQGGSSLGSSPLDTPDLLPPI comes from the exons ATGAGTCCCAAAAAGCCCAGGAGGAAGCGCCTGCCCCCCAACATCATG CCGAGCCAGACCGAGAGGAAGATCTTCCCTCCGATCCAGCAGACGTCACCCAAACAGCTGCGGCCGAACAGGTCCTGGCAGAAG AAGTTGAACACGAGCGtgggctccctcccacccctggacTCATCGGGGAAGGCCAACGTGAGCAGTTCCGGGAAGTGCCGGGCCCGGGCCACCCTCCTCCGGGGCCACGGCCAGAGCCCGCAGggtgccccctccctgccccaccag GGACGTAAAATGCAGTGCGGTCAGCTGCTCTCTCCCCTCAAGATGATGGAAAGCCTTCCCAGGCCCGGCCCCCAGAACCAGGCATACAAGCTGGACAAGACCGTTCACAGGCCCAGACCCCACAAGGTGCCTCTGACTGGGACAG AGGCCCTGAAATACTTCAGACACCAGCTGTCGCCTTACGAGCGCGTGGAGGTGCTGAGCTACCAGGAGCTGTGGttcctggggctgggggccgacAAACGGCACGTGCTCCCCGACAGGCCCCGGAAGGTCAGCTATGACGACGAGCACGGATGCTATTTAAGG GTCCTGCACGACCACATCGCCTACCGCTATGAGGTCCTGGAGATGATCGGTAAAGGGGCCTTCGGGCAGGTGGCCAAATGTCTGGATCACAAGAACGACGAGCTGGTGGCCATGAAGATCGTCCGAAACAAAAAGAG ATTCCACCACCAGGCTCTGACGGAGCTGAAGATCCTGGAAGCCCTGCGCCGCAGGGATCGGGACCACAAGGGCAGCGTGGTGCACATGAAGGACCATTTCTACTTCCGCAACCACCTGTGCATCACCTTCGAGCTGCTGGG CATCAATTTATATGAGCTGCTGAGAAACAACGGGTTTCAGGGCCTCAGCCTCGCCGTGATTCGCCGCTTCACCCACTCGGTCCTCAAGTGTCTGCAAGTGCTGTACGTGGAGAAAATCATTCACTGCGACCTGAAGCCC GAAAACATAGTCATCTACCAGAAAGGCCAACTCTCCGTCAAAGTCATTGACTTTGGGTCGAGCTGCTACGAACATCAGAGAG TACACACTTACATCCAGAGCCGCTTCTACCGGTCCCCGGAGGTGATCCTCGGCCGCCCGTACGACACGGCCATCGACATGTGGAGCCTGGGCTGCATCCTAGCCGAGCTCAACACCGGCTCCCCGCTGTTCGCCGGCGAGAACGAGCTGGAGCAGCTGGCCTGCATCATGGAG GTGCTGGGTCTCCCCCCGGTCCACTTCATTCAGACTTCGTCCAGGAAGCAGACGTTCTTCG ATCCAGAAGGGTTTCCAAAACACATAACCAACCACAAGGGCATAACCCACTACCCAGACTCCAAGAATCTCGCCACGCTGCTCAAGACCTACGATACGGACTTCCTGGGCTTCCTTCAGGGGTGTCTGAT ATGGGACCCGAGTCTGCGTATGACCCCGGAGCAGGCCCTCCGGCATGCCTGGATCCTAACGCCGAAGACACGCAAGGCCAGGCCCAGCCTCCAGCCCTCAAGGAAGACCAGCTTTCCCCTGGCCACGACGGTCAAGGGGAGGACTGGGAGAGCCC TCAGGACCCCCCCGCATGAGACCCCAGGCATGGAGGAATCACCAACCCTCATCCTGGCTCCTGCCGGCAACCAGATGGACACCTCACAGCTGCCCAGACCCTGGCCCACTCAGCCCGAGGAAACCACCGATGAGCCGGCGGGCACAACGGTCCAGGGGGGAAGCAGCCTCGGGTCCTCTCCCTTGGACACGCCAGACTTACTGCCGCCCATTTGA
- the DYRK4 gene encoding dual specificity tyrosine-phosphorylation-regulated kinase 4 isoform X4, with protein sequence MSPKKPRRKRLPPNIMPSQTERKIFPPIQQTSPKQLRPNRSWQKKLNTSVGSLPPLDSSGKANGRKMQCGQLLSPLKMMESLPRPGPQNQAYKLDKTVHRPRPHKVPLTGTEALKYFRHQLSPYERVEVLSYQELWFLGLGADKRHVLPDRPRKVSYDDEHGCYLRVLHDHIAYRYEVLEMIGKGAFGQVAKCLDHKNDELVAMKIVRNKKRFHHQALTELKILEALRRRDRDHKGSVVHMKDHFYFRNHLCITFELLGINLYELLRNNGFQGLSLAVIRRFTHSVLKCLQVLYVEKIIHCDLKPENIVIYQKGQLSVKVIDFGSSCYEHQRVHTYIQSRFYRSPEVILGRPYDTAIDMWSLGCILAELNTGSPLFAGENELEQLACIMEVLGLPPVHFIQTSSRKQTFFDPEGFPKHITNHKGITHYPDSKNLATLLKTYDTDFLGFLQGCLIWDPSLRMTPEQALRHAWILTPKTRKARPSLQPSRKTSFPLATTVKGRTGRALRTPPHETPGMEESPTLILAPAGNQMDTSQLPRPWPTQPEETTDEPAGTTVQGGSSLGSSPLDTPDLLPPI encoded by the exons ATGAGTCCCAAAAAGCCCAGGAGGAAGCGCCTGCCCCCCAACATCATG CCGAGCCAGACCGAGAGGAAGATCTTCCCTCCGATCCAGCAGACGTCACCCAAACAGCTGCGGCCGAACAGGTCCTGGCAGAAG AAGTTGAACACGAGCGtgggctccctcccacccctggacTCATCGGGGAAGGCCAAC GGACGTAAAATGCAGTGCGGTCAGCTGCTCTCTCCCCTCAAGATGATGGAAAGCCTTCCCAGGCCCGGCCCCCAGAACCAGGCATACAAGCTGGACAAGACCGTTCACAGGCCCAGACCCCACAAGGTGCCTCTGACTGGGACAG AGGCCCTGAAATACTTCAGACACCAGCTGTCGCCTTACGAGCGCGTGGAGGTGCTGAGCTACCAGGAGCTGTGGttcctggggctgggggccgacAAACGGCACGTGCTCCCCGACAGGCCCCGGAAGGTCAGCTATGACGACGAGCACGGATGCTATTTAAGG GTCCTGCACGACCACATCGCCTACCGCTATGAGGTCCTGGAGATGATCGGTAAAGGGGCCTTCGGGCAGGTGGCCAAATGTCTGGATCACAAGAACGACGAGCTGGTGGCCATGAAGATCGTCCGAAACAAAAAGAG ATTCCACCACCAGGCTCTGACGGAGCTGAAGATCCTGGAAGCCCTGCGCCGCAGGGATCGGGACCACAAGGGCAGCGTGGTGCACATGAAGGACCATTTCTACTTCCGCAACCACCTGTGCATCACCTTCGAGCTGCTGGG CATCAATTTATATGAGCTGCTGAGAAACAACGGGTTTCAGGGCCTCAGCCTCGCCGTGATTCGCCGCTTCACCCACTCGGTCCTCAAGTGTCTGCAAGTGCTGTACGTGGAGAAAATCATTCACTGCGACCTGAAGCCC GAAAACATAGTCATCTACCAGAAAGGCCAACTCTCCGTCAAAGTCATTGACTTTGGGTCGAGCTGCTACGAACATCAGAGAG TACACACTTACATCCAGAGCCGCTTCTACCGGTCCCCGGAGGTGATCCTCGGCCGCCCGTACGACACGGCCATCGACATGTGGAGCCTGGGCTGCATCCTAGCCGAGCTCAACACCGGCTCCCCGCTGTTCGCCGGCGAGAACGAGCTGGAGCAGCTGGCCTGCATCATGGAG GTGCTGGGTCTCCCCCCGGTCCACTTCATTCAGACTTCGTCCAGGAAGCAGACGTTCTTCG ATCCAGAAGGGTTTCCAAAACACATAACCAACCACAAGGGCATAACCCACTACCCAGACTCCAAGAATCTCGCCACGCTGCTCAAGACCTACGATACGGACTTCCTGGGCTTCCTTCAGGGGTGTCTGAT ATGGGACCCGAGTCTGCGTATGACCCCGGAGCAGGCCCTCCGGCATGCCTGGATCCTAACGCCGAAGACACGCAAGGCCAGGCCCAGCCTCCAGCCCTCAAGGAAGACCAGCTTTCCCCTGGCCACGACGGTCAAGGGGAGGACTGGGAGAGCCC TCAGGACCCCCCCGCATGAGACCCCAGGCATGGAGGAATCACCAACCCTCATCCTGGCTCCTGCCGGCAACCAGATGGACACCTCACAGCTGCCCAGACCCTGGCCCACTCAGCCCGAGGAAACCACCGATGAGCCGGCGGGCACAACGGTCCAGGGGGGAAGCAGCCTCGGGTCCTCTCCCTTGGACACGCCAGACTTACTGCCGCCCATTTGA
- the DYRK4 gene encoding dual specificity tyrosine-phosphorylation-regulated kinase 4 isoform X2 has translation MSPKKPRRKRLPPNIMPSQTERKIFPPIQQTSPKQLRPNRSWQKVELHGVRGHRPHLLPRASTLGRGRGQKEQSGWAKLNTSVGSLPPLDSSGKANGRKMQCGQLLSPLKMMESLPRPGPQNQAYKLDKTVHRPRPHKVPLTGTEALKYFRHQLSPYERVEVLSYQELWFLGLGADKRHVLPDRPRKVSYDDEHGCYLRVLHDHIAYRYEVLEMIGKGAFGQVAKCLDHKNDELVAMKIVRNKKRFHHQALTELKILEALRRRDRDHKGSVVHMKDHFYFRNHLCITFELLGINLYELLRNNGFQGLSLAVIRRFTHSVLKCLQVLYVEKIIHCDLKPENIVIYQKGQLSVKVIDFGSSCYEHQRVHTYIQSRFYRSPEVILGRPYDTAIDMWSLGCILAELNTGSPLFAGENELEQLACIMEVLGLPPVHFIQTSSRKQTFFDPEGFPKHITNHKGITHYPDSKNLATLLKTYDTDFLGFLQGCLIWDPSLRMTPEQALRHAWILTPKTRKARPSLQPSRKTSFPLATTVKGRTGRALRTPPHETPGMEESPTLILAPAGNQMDTSQLPRPWPTQPEETTDEPAGTTVQGGSSLGSSPLDTPDLLPPI, from the exons ATGAGTCCCAAAAAGCCCAGGAGGAAGCGCCTGCCCCCCAACATCATG CCGAGCCAGACCGAGAGGAAGATCTTCCCTCCGATCCAGCAGACGTCACCCAAACAGCTGCGGCCGAACAGGTCCTGGCAGAAGGTAGAGCTCcacggggtcaggggtcaccggcCACACCTTCTGCCCAGAGCCAGCAcccttgggagaggaagaggccagAAGGAACAGTCCGGGTGGGCG AAGTTGAACACGAGCGtgggctccctcccacccctggacTCATCGGGGAAGGCCAAC GGACGTAAAATGCAGTGCGGTCAGCTGCTCTCTCCCCTCAAGATGATGGAAAGCCTTCCCAGGCCCGGCCCCCAGAACCAGGCATACAAGCTGGACAAGACCGTTCACAGGCCCAGACCCCACAAGGTGCCTCTGACTGGGACAG AGGCCCTGAAATACTTCAGACACCAGCTGTCGCCTTACGAGCGCGTGGAGGTGCTGAGCTACCAGGAGCTGTGGttcctggggctgggggccgacAAACGGCACGTGCTCCCCGACAGGCCCCGGAAGGTCAGCTATGACGACGAGCACGGATGCTATTTAAGG GTCCTGCACGACCACATCGCCTACCGCTATGAGGTCCTGGAGATGATCGGTAAAGGGGCCTTCGGGCAGGTGGCCAAATGTCTGGATCACAAGAACGACGAGCTGGTGGCCATGAAGATCGTCCGAAACAAAAAGAG ATTCCACCACCAGGCTCTGACGGAGCTGAAGATCCTGGAAGCCCTGCGCCGCAGGGATCGGGACCACAAGGGCAGCGTGGTGCACATGAAGGACCATTTCTACTTCCGCAACCACCTGTGCATCACCTTCGAGCTGCTGGG CATCAATTTATATGAGCTGCTGAGAAACAACGGGTTTCAGGGCCTCAGCCTCGCCGTGATTCGCCGCTTCACCCACTCGGTCCTCAAGTGTCTGCAAGTGCTGTACGTGGAGAAAATCATTCACTGCGACCTGAAGCCC GAAAACATAGTCATCTACCAGAAAGGCCAACTCTCCGTCAAAGTCATTGACTTTGGGTCGAGCTGCTACGAACATCAGAGAG TACACACTTACATCCAGAGCCGCTTCTACCGGTCCCCGGAGGTGATCCTCGGCCGCCCGTACGACACGGCCATCGACATGTGGAGCCTGGGCTGCATCCTAGCCGAGCTCAACACCGGCTCCCCGCTGTTCGCCGGCGAGAACGAGCTGGAGCAGCTGGCCTGCATCATGGAG GTGCTGGGTCTCCCCCCGGTCCACTTCATTCAGACTTCGTCCAGGAAGCAGACGTTCTTCG ATCCAGAAGGGTTTCCAAAACACATAACCAACCACAAGGGCATAACCCACTACCCAGACTCCAAGAATCTCGCCACGCTGCTCAAGACCTACGATACGGACTTCCTGGGCTTCCTTCAGGGGTGTCTGAT ATGGGACCCGAGTCTGCGTATGACCCCGGAGCAGGCCCTCCGGCATGCCTGGATCCTAACGCCGAAGACACGCAAGGCCAGGCCCAGCCTCCAGCCCTCAAGGAAGACCAGCTTTCCCCTGGCCACGACGGTCAAGGGGAGGACTGGGAGAGCCC TCAGGACCCCCCCGCATGAGACCCCAGGCATGGAGGAATCACCAACCCTCATCCTGGCTCCTGCCGGCAACCAGATGGACACCTCACAGCTGCCCAGACCCTGGCCCACTCAGCCCGAGGAAACCACCGATGAGCCGGCGGGCACAACGGTCCAGGGGGGAAGCAGCCTCGGGTCCTCTCCCTTGGACACGCCAGACTTACTGCCGCCCATTTGA
- the DYRK4 gene encoding dual specificity tyrosine-phosphorylation-regulated kinase 4 isoform X1, whose protein sequence is MSPKKPRRKRLPPNIMPSQTERKIFPPIQQTSPKQLRPNRSWQKVELHGVRGHRPHLLPRASTLGRGRGQKEQSGWAKLNTSVGSLPPLDSSGKANVSSSGKCRARATLLRGHGQSPQGAPSLPHQGRKMQCGQLLSPLKMMESLPRPGPQNQAYKLDKTVHRPRPHKVPLTGTEALKYFRHQLSPYERVEVLSYQELWFLGLGADKRHVLPDRPRKVSYDDEHGCYLRVLHDHIAYRYEVLEMIGKGAFGQVAKCLDHKNDELVAMKIVRNKKRFHHQALTELKILEALRRRDRDHKGSVVHMKDHFYFRNHLCITFELLGINLYELLRNNGFQGLSLAVIRRFTHSVLKCLQVLYVEKIIHCDLKPENIVIYQKGQLSVKVIDFGSSCYEHQRVHTYIQSRFYRSPEVILGRPYDTAIDMWSLGCILAELNTGSPLFAGENELEQLACIMEVLGLPPVHFIQTSSRKQTFFDPEGFPKHITNHKGITHYPDSKNLATLLKTYDTDFLGFLQGCLIWDPSLRMTPEQALRHAWILTPKTRKARPSLQPSRKTSFPLATTVKGRTGRALRTPPHETPGMEESPTLILAPAGNQMDTSQLPRPWPTQPEETTDEPAGTTVQGGSSLGSSPLDTPDLLPPI, encoded by the exons ATGAGTCCCAAAAAGCCCAGGAGGAAGCGCCTGCCCCCCAACATCATG CCGAGCCAGACCGAGAGGAAGATCTTCCCTCCGATCCAGCAGACGTCACCCAAACAGCTGCGGCCGAACAGGTCCTGGCAGAAGGTAGAGCTCcacggggtcaggggtcaccggcCACACCTTCTGCCCAGAGCCAGCAcccttgggagaggaagaggccagAAGGAACAGTCCGGGTGGGCG AAGTTGAACACGAGCGtgggctccctcccacccctggacTCATCGGGGAAGGCCAACGTGAGCAGTTCCGGGAAGTGCCGGGCCCGGGCCACCCTCCTCCGGGGCCACGGCCAGAGCCCGCAGggtgccccctccctgccccaccag GGACGTAAAATGCAGTGCGGTCAGCTGCTCTCTCCCCTCAAGATGATGGAAAGCCTTCCCAGGCCCGGCCCCCAGAACCAGGCATACAAGCTGGACAAGACCGTTCACAGGCCCAGACCCCACAAGGTGCCTCTGACTGGGACAG AGGCCCTGAAATACTTCAGACACCAGCTGTCGCCTTACGAGCGCGTGGAGGTGCTGAGCTACCAGGAGCTGTGGttcctggggctgggggccgacAAACGGCACGTGCTCCCCGACAGGCCCCGGAAGGTCAGCTATGACGACGAGCACGGATGCTATTTAAGG GTCCTGCACGACCACATCGCCTACCGCTATGAGGTCCTGGAGATGATCGGTAAAGGGGCCTTCGGGCAGGTGGCCAAATGTCTGGATCACAAGAACGACGAGCTGGTGGCCATGAAGATCGTCCGAAACAAAAAGAG ATTCCACCACCAGGCTCTGACGGAGCTGAAGATCCTGGAAGCCCTGCGCCGCAGGGATCGGGACCACAAGGGCAGCGTGGTGCACATGAAGGACCATTTCTACTTCCGCAACCACCTGTGCATCACCTTCGAGCTGCTGGG CATCAATTTATATGAGCTGCTGAGAAACAACGGGTTTCAGGGCCTCAGCCTCGCCGTGATTCGCCGCTTCACCCACTCGGTCCTCAAGTGTCTGCAAGTGCTGTACGTGGAGAAAATCATTCACTGCGACCTGAAGCCC GAAAACATAGTCATCTACCAGAAAGGCCAACTCTCCGTCAAAGTCATTGACTTTGGGTCGAGCTGCTACGAACATCAGAGAG TACACACTTACATCCAGAGCCGCTTCTACCGGTCCCCGGAGGTGATCCTCGGCCGCCCGTACGACACGGCCATCGACATGTGGAGCCTGGGCTGCATCCTAGCCGAGCTCAACACCGGCTCCCCGCTGTTCGCCGGCGAGAACGAGCTGGAGCAGCTGGCCTGCATCATGGAG GTGCTGGGTCTCCCCCCGGTCCACTTCATTCAGACTTCGTCCAGGAAGCAGACGTTCTTCG ATCCAGAAGGGTTTCCAAAACACATAACCAACCACAAGGGCATAACCCACTACCCAGACTCCAAGAATCTCGCCACGCTGCTCAAGACCTACGATACGGACTTCCTGGGCTTCCTTCAGGGGTGTCTGAT ATGGGACCCGAGTCTGCGTATGACCCCGGAGCAGGCCCTCCGGCATGCCTGGATCCTAACGCCGAAGACACGCAAGGCCAGGCCCAGCCTCCAGCCCTCAAGGAAGACCAGCTTTCCCCTGGCCACGACGGTCAAGGGGAGGACTGGGAGAGCCC TCAGGACCCCCCCGCATGAGACCCCAGGCATGGAGGAATCACCAACCCTCATCCTGGCTCCTGCCGGCAACCAGATGGACACCTCACAGCTGCCCAGACCCTGGCCCACTCAGCCCGAGGAAACCACCGATGAGCCGGCGGGCACAACGGTCCAGGGGGGAAGCAGCCTCGGGTCCTCTCCCTTGGACACGCCAGACTTACTGCCGCCCATTTGA
- the DYRK4 gene encoding dual specificity tyrosine-phosphorylation-regulated kinase 4 isoform X5, with amino-acid sequence MQCGQLLSPLKMMESLPRPGPQNQAYKLDKTVHRPRPHKVPLTGTEALKYFRHQLSPYERVEVLSYQELWFLGLGADKRHVLPDRPRKVSYDDEHGCYLRVLHDHIAYRYEVLEMIGKGAFGQVAKCLDHKNDELVAMKIVRNKKRFHHQALTELKILEALRRRDRDHKGSVVHMKDHFYFRNHLCITFELLGINLYELLRNNGFQGLSLAVIRRFTHSVLKCLQVLYVEKIIHCDLKPENIVIYQKGQLSVKVIDFGSSCYEHQRVHTYIQSRFYRSPEVILGRPYDTAIDMWSLGCILAELNTGSPLFAGENELEQLACIMEVLGLPPVHFIQTSSRKQTFFDPEGFPKHITNHKGITHYPDSKNLATLLKTYDTDFLGFLQGCLIWDPSLRMTPEQALRHAWILTPKTRKARPSLQPSRKTSFPLATTVKGRTGRALRTPPHETPGMEESPTLILAPAGNQMDTSQLPRPWPTQPEETTDEPAGTTVQGGSSLGSSPLDTPDLLPPI; translated from the exons ATGCAGTGCGGTCAGCTGCTCTCTCCCCTCAAGATGATGGAAAGCCTTCCCAGGCCCGGCCCCCAGAACCAGGCATACAAGCTGGACAAGACCGTTCACAGGCCCAGACCCCACAAGGTGCCTCTGACTGGGACAG AGGCCCTGAAATACTTCAGACACCAGCTGTCGCCTTACGAGCGCGTGGAGGTGCTGAGCTACCAGGAGCTGTGGttcctggggctgggggccgacAAACGGCACGTGCTCCCCGACAGGCCCCGGAAGGTCAGCTATGACGACGAGCACGGATGCTATTTAAGG GTCCTGCACGACCACATCGCCTACCGCTATGAGGTCCTGGAGATGATCGGTAAAGGGGCCTTCGGGCAGGTGGCCAAATGTCTGGATCACAAGAACGACGAGCTGGTGGCCATGAAGATCGTCCGAAACAAAAAGAG ATTCCACCACCAGGCTCTGACGGAGCTGAAGATCCTGGAAGCCCTGCGCCGCAGGGATCGGGACCACAAGGGCAGCGTGGTGCACATGAAGGACCATTTCTACTTCCGCAACCACCTGTGCATCACCTTCGAGCTGCTGGG CATCAATTTATATGAGCTGCTGAGAAACAACGGGTTTCAGGGCCTCAGCCTCGCCGTGATTCGCCGCTTCACCCACTCGGTCCTCAAGTGTCTGCAAGTGCTGTACGTGGAGAAAATCATTCACTGCGACCTGAAGCCC GAAAACATAGTCATCTACCAGAAAGGCCAACTCTCCGTCAAAGTCATTGACTTTGGGTCGAGCTGCTACGAACATCAGAGAG TACACACTTACATCCAGAGCCGCTTCTACCGGTCCCCGGAGGTGATCCTCGGCCGCCCGTACGACACGGCCATCGACATGTGGAGCCTGGGCTGCATCCTAGCCGAGCTCAACACCGGCTCCCCGCTGTTCGCCGGCGAGAACGAGCTGGAGCAGCTGGCCTGCATCATGGAG GTGCTGGGTCTCCCCCCGGTCCACTTCATTCAGACTTCGTCCAGGAAGCAGACGTTCTTCG ATCCAGAAGGGTTTCCAAAACACATAACCAACCACAAGGGCATAACCCACTACCCAGACTCCAAGAATCTCGCCACGCTGCTCAAGACCTACGATACGGACTTCCTGGGCTTCCTTCAGGGGTGTCTGAT ATGGGACCCGAGTCTGCGTATGACCCCGGAGCAGGCCCTCCGGCATGCCTGGATCCTAACGCCGAAGACACGCAAGGCCAGGCCCAGCCTCCAGCCCTCAAGGAAGACCAGCTTTCCCCTGGCCACGACGGTCAAGGGGAGGACTGGGAGAGCCC TCAGGACCCCCCCGCATGAGACCCCAGGCATGGAGGAATCACCAACCCTCATCCTGGCTCCTGCCGGCAACCAGATGGACACCTCACAGCTGCCCAGACCCTGGCCCACTCAGCCCGAGGAAACCACCGATGAGCCGGCGGGCACAACGGTCCAGGGGGGAAGCAGCCTCGGGTCCTCTCCCTTGGACACGCCAGACTTACTGCCGCCCATTTGA